One segment of Leptospiraceae bacterium DNA contains the following:
- a CDS encoding HPr family phosphocarrier protein: MKKVTLKINKDGHGMHARPASQFVKMASQFPCEITVIRDDIEVNGKSIMGLMMLALSSEVEFSIVANGSKEEEAIEALEKLILNDFQK, from the coding sequence TTGAAAAAAGTCACATTAAAGATTAATAAAGATGGGCATGGAATGCATGCAAGGCCGGCTTCTCAATTTGTAAAAATGGCATCACAATTCCCCTGCGAAATCACTGTAATACGGGATGATATTGAAGTTAATGGAAAAAGTATTATGGGGTTAATGATGCTTGCCCTTTCATCGGAAGTGGAATTCTCCATTGTAGCAAATGGATCGAAGGAAGAGGAAGCAATTGAAGCTCTAGAAAAATTAATTTTGAATGATTTTCAAAAATGA
- a CDS encoding HPr kinase/phosphorylase, which yields MSIASISVETIVRDHKELELVLISGEKGISKKISNSEINRPGLSLTGFFDFFAHDRIQIFGKGEWAYLNSLSEEKLNAIAEKFFSYSLNCIIFTHGNPPQKNIIERTENLHIPLFISPMSTHKFITLISDILNKSLAPRTMRHGVLIEVFGIGILLTGKSGVGKSETALELIERGHRLVADDMVEIKRYSESYLIGTCSDILRHHMEIRGLGIINIKDIFGVGSVRDSKLIELIINIEDWSENMDLDRTGLDELTDEILGVKIPLLRIPIKPGRNIPIIVETASMNQRLKKMGTFGAKEFNSKLTNYIEQINIEKSHIKD from the coding sequence ATGTCAATCGCAAGTATTAGTGTAGAAACTATCGTACGGGACCATAAGGAATTAGAACTTGTTCTCATTTCTGGAGAAAAAGGAATATCAAAGAAAATTTCCAATTCAGAGATAAATCGACCAGGTTTATCCCTTACAGGTTTTTTTGATTTTTTTGCTCATGATCGAATTCAAATTTTCGGAAAAGGAGAATGGGCTTATTTAAATTCTTTGTCAGAGGAGAAGTTAAACGCAATAGCTGAAAAATTTTTTTCATATTCTTTGAATTGTATTATATTTACACATGGTAATCCACCTCAGAAAAATATAATCGAAAGAACGGAAAATTTACATATACCGCTATTCATTTCACCAATGTCTACGCACAAGTTTATAACTTTAATTTCAGATATTTTAAATAAAAGCCTTGCTCCAAGAACGATGAGACATGGAGTTTTAATTGAAGTATTTGGAATTGGAATTTTACTCACTGGAAAAAGTGGAGTAGGAAAAAGTGAAACTGCACTTGAGTTAATCGAAAGAGGGCACAGACTAGTTGCCGATGATATGGTTGAAATAAAAAGATATTCGGAAAGTTACTTAATTGGTACGTGTTCTGATATATTAAGACATCATATGGAAATTCGTGGATTAGGAATAATAAATATTAAAGATATATTTGGTGTTGGCTCGGTAAGAGATAGTAAACTAATTGAGCTAATTATCAATATCGAAGATTGGTCTGAAAATATGGATTTAGATCGCACCGGGTTAGATGAACTAACGGATGAAATTCTTGGTGTAAAAATTCCGCTTCTTCGAATACCAATTAAACCTGGCAGAAATATTCCTATTATAGTAGAAACTGCCTCCATGAACCAAAGGTTAAAAAAGATGGGAACATTTGGTGCAAAAGAATTTAATAGCAAATTAACAAATTATATAGAGCAAATAAACATTGAAAAAAGTCACATTAAAGATTAA